CAACATCCCCAAATATGACTATGACAATCCGCTGGGCAAAATTCACAAATGCGAGCTGTGTAATCAACCCGGCGTAGAGCGCATTAATAAAGGCGAAGGGCCTGGCTGTACTTCGGTCTGCCCGACCGGGGCGGTAATTTACGGCACTCGCGAGAAGCTGATGGCCGAAGCAAAGCGACGACTGGCTCAGAAGCCGGGTAGCGACTATGCCTATCCACGCCAGCGCGTGGGCAGTGGCGATATCTATCTGCATCCGGTCGCCAACTACCTGCCGCATATCTATGGCGAGCAGGAAGGCGGCGGCACCCAGGTATTGGTGTTGTCGGCTATCCCATTCGACCAACTGGGGCTACCGGCGCTGGATAACCTGGCTACCGGTTCTCGCTCGGAACACGTACAGCACACACTCTACAAAGGAATGATCCTGCCGGTTGCGGCACTGGCCGGGCTCTCTTTTGTGGTCAGACGCAATACCCGCCAGGAGTCGCAAGCCAACGGAGAACATGAGGATGAGTAGTCACCTGTTACAACCGCTGGGCGGCCGGTTGTTCACCCGCAGCGTCGCAGTTTTCGCGCCGCTGGCGCTGCTTGGGCTGCTGCTGGTTGTTAAGCGTCTGTTTTTTGGTCTGGGCGATGTTAGCGATCTGAATGGCGGATATCCGTGGGGTATCTGGATTGCTTTCGATCTGCTTATCGGCACCGGTTTTGCCTGTGGCGGTTGGGCGCTGGCCTGGGCGGTATATGTCTTTAACCGCGGCGAGTTTCATCCGCTGGTTCGTCCGGCGCTGCTGGCCAGCCTGTTCGGCTACTCTATGGGCGGCCTGTCGATAGCCATCGACCTGGGGCGCTACTGGAATATGCCTAACTTTTTCCTGCCCGCCTACTTCAACCCTAATTCGGTGCTGTTTGAAACTGCCGTCTGTATGACTATCTACATCGGCGTGATGACCCTGGAATTACTGCCTGCATTGTTCGAACGGCTGGGCTGGAAAGTGTCGCTCAAGCGTATTAACGGCGTAATGTTCTTTATTATCGGCCTCGGCGCGCTGCTGCCGATGATGCACCAGTCATCAATGGGTTCACTGATGATTGTCGCCGGGCATAAGGTACACCCGCTGTGGCAGGGTTACGAGCTGCTGCCGCTGCTGTCGCTGTTAACCGCATTCATCATGGGTTTCTCTATCGTTATCTTTGAAGGCTCGCTGCTTAAAGCCAGTAAGACTATGTCTGACGATGAAACGCCTCTGTTCCGTAAGCTCAGTAACGTTATTAAAGGGCTGGTGTGGCTGTTTCTGATTCTACGCGTCGGCGAGATTATCTGGCGCGATAAGCTACCGCTGGTGTTTAACAGTGGCTGGTACAGCGTGCTGTTTGGTACCGAACTGCTGCTGATGGTAGTTCCACTGGTGCTGCTACATGTAAAACGTACCGGTAATAGCCCGCGTGCGCTGTTTGTTGCCGCTGTGCTTATGCTGCTGGGAGCCGCGCTATGGCGTATGGATTACTCACTGGTGGCCTATAACCCAGGCACCGGTTATCACTATTTCCCGACCACCAGCGAGATCCTTATCTCGGTTGGTTTTGTGGCTATCGAA
This genomic interval from Salmonella enterica subsp. enterica serovar Choleraesuis contains the following:
- the hybA gene encoding hydrogenase — encoded protein: MNRRNFFRLAAGGLALAGVSGSCRAAAQNRPPIPEASGMLFDSTLCVGCQACVSKCQQINFPEPNKYRGSTYANGEQTWSTNDKLSPYTNNVIQMWHSGSGKNKNQLQDGYAYIKRQCMHCVDPNCVSACPVSAMTKDPKTGIVHHHPDICTGCRYCMVACPYNIPKYDYDNPLGKIHKCELCNQPGVERINKGEGPGCTSVCPTGAVIYGTREKLMAEAKRRLAQKPGSDYAYPRQRVGSGDIYLHPVANYLPHIYGEQEGGGTQVLVLSAIPFDQLGLPALDNLATGSRSEHVQHTLYKGMILPVAALAGLSFVVRRNTRQESQANGEHEDE
- the hybB gene encoding Ni/Fe-hydrogenase cytochrome b subunit; translated protein: MSSHLLQPLGGRLFTRSVAVFAPLALLGLLLVVKRLFFGLGDVSDLNGGYPWGIWIAFDLLIGTGFACGGWALAWAVYVFNRGEFHPLVRPALLASLFGYSMGGLSIAIDLGRYWNMPNFFLPAYFNPNSVLFETAVCMTIYIGVMTLELLPALFERLGWKVSLKRINGVMFFIIGLGALLPMMHQSSMGSLMIVAGHKVHPLWQGYELLPLLSLLTAFIMGFSIVIFEGSLLKASKTMSDDETPLFRKLSNVIKGLVWLFLILRVGEIIWRDKLPLVFNSGWYSVLFGTELLLMVVPLVLLHVKRTGNSPRALFVAAVLMLLGAALWRMDYSLVAYNPGTGYHYFPTTSEILISVGFVAIEVVAYILLIRLLPILPAQAKKSAHLRNEVKS